GCCACCCGCTTGAACTCCGCGATGGTGATTTTCTCCGGCTTGGTCTCGTTCAGGGGGCAGGTCTCGCAGAGCGACTTCGACGGCGCCAGGACCGACCCCTTGGGCGGCAGCTCCCCCTTGAGGATGGCCAGGACGGCGTTCAGGATGAGGTTCGGCGGGGGCGCGCAGCCGGGGAGGTAGTAGTCAACGTCTATCACCTCGTCGAGCCGCTTGACGCTGTTCCACACCGCGGGGAGCTCGAGGTCGTAGCCGTCAACGTTGGAGTGGGTCTGGGGCCGGACCTTGTCCGGGTTGTCCACGGTGATCGAGGTCTCGTACTTGTTGCGGAAGAGGTCCTCGGCGGTGGAGAGGTTTATCAGGCCGGGGATGCCGCCCAGGTGTGAGCAGGCGCCGAAGGCCACGATGAGCCCGCTCTTTTCGCGCAGGAGCTTGACCCACTCCTCGTGCTCGGAGAGGCGCACCGCGCCGTTGATGAAGGTTACGGCTATCTCGCCGCGCTTCCAGGCTTTCGCGTCCTTCAGC
This is a stretch of genomic DNA from bacterium. It encodes these proteins:
- a CDS encoding oxidoreductase, with translation MAKPKVAFYWCGACGGCEEAVVDLAEDILKVVEAVDIALWPVALDFKLKDAKAWKRGEIAVTFINGAVRLSEHEEWVKLLREKSGLIVAFGACSHLGGIPGLINLSTAEDLFRNKYETSITVDNPDKVRPQTHSNVDGYDLELPAVWNSVKRLDEVIDVDYYLPGCAPPPNLILNAVLAILKGELPPKGSVLAPSKSLCETCPLNETKPEKITIAEFKRVATSQPDPKECYLAQGFVCLGPATRGGCGERCISANMPCRGCFGPPPEALDQGTKLLSAIASAGSALTEEDAAAAAAAMVDPAGTLYRFSLPSSILKRGLPRSEG